The Euphorbia lathyris chromosome 3, ddEupLath1.1, whole genome shotgun sequence genome contains a region encoding:
- the LOC136224748 gene encoding uncharacterized protein isoform X1, giving the protein MFKTVWHVDFATNLLKCAIYLDTLIIKPAKKSPILLRMVVLVFAMVCGVYICSVCLKQISTTSKIKIEDIQVIERPISVNQPQKLQIPIPHFPHPITFSRAECAHNPVRYFAILSMQRSGSRWLETLLNSHINVSSNGEIFSVLDGRRNASSVIETLERVYNLDWFTSASKNECSAAVVFKWMLNQVLLTPSHLSIVMEYAAGGELFVKICSAAGRFSEDEVVMLVSSLAVPH; this is encoded by the exons ATGTTCAAGACAGTGTGGCACGTGGATTTTGCTACGAACTTGCTCAAATGTGCTATATATCTG GATACACTAATCATAAAGCCTGCAAAGAAATCCCCAATTTTGTTAAGGATGGTAGTGTTAGTCTTTGCCATGGTTTGTGGTGTTTATATCTGCTCAGTCTGTTTAAAGCAGATAAGCACTACCAGTAAAATCAAAATTGAAGATATTCAAGTCATTGAGAGACCCATTTCTGTTAATCAACCCCAAAAATTGCAGATTCCTATTCCGCATTTTCCTCATCCTATAACTTTTAGCAG GGCTGAATGTGCACATAATCCTGTGAGATACTTTGCAATTCTATCAATGCAAAGATCCGGGAGTAGATGGTTGGAGACATTGTTAAATAGTCACATAAACGTAAGCTCGAACGGAGAAATATTTTCGGTGTTGGATGGGAGAAGAAATGCTTCATCTGTTATAGAGACTTTGGAAAGAGTTTACAATTTGGACTGGTTCACTAGTGCTTCTAAAAATGAATGCTCTGCTGCTGTTGTCTTCAAGTGGATGCTTAATCAG gTCTTATTGACTCCGAGTCATTTGTCAATTGTTATGGAATATGCAGCTGGTGGTGAACTCTTTGTAAAGATATGCAGTGCTGCTGGTAGATTTAGTGAAGATGAGGTTGTAATGCTTGTTTCATCATTGGCTGTTCCACACTAG
- the LOC136224748 gene encoding uncharacterized protein isoform X3, with translation MFKTVWHVDFATNLLKCAIYLDTLIIKPAKKSPILLRMVVLVFAMVCGVYICSVCLKQISTTSKIKIEDIQVIERPISVNQPQKLQIPIPHFPHPITFSRAECAHNPVRYFAILSMQRSGSRWLETLLNSHINVSSNGEIFSVLDGRRNASSVIETLERVYNLDWFTSASKNECSAAVVFKWMLNQLVVNSL, from the exons ATGTTCAAGACAGTGTGGCACGTGGATTTTGCTACGAACTTGCTCAAATGTGCTATATATCTG GATACACTAATCATAAAGCCTGCAAAGAAATCCCCAATTTTGTTAAGGATGGTAGTGTTAGTCTTTGCCATGGTTTGTGGTGTTTATATCTGCTCAGTCTGTTTAAAGCAGATAAGCACTACCAGTAAAATCAAAATTGAAGATATTCAAGTCATTGAGAGACCCATTTCTGTTAATCAACCCCAAAAATTGCAGATTCCTATTCCGCATTTTCCTCATCCTATAACTTTTAGCAG GGCTGAATGTGCACATAATCCTGTGAGATACTTTGCAATTCTATCAATGCAAAGATCCGGGAGTAGATGGTTGGAGACATTGTTAAATAGTCACATAAACGTAAGCTCGAACGGAGAAATATTTTCGGTGTTGGATGGGAGAAGAAATGCTTCATCTGTTATAGAGACTTTGGAAAGAGTTTACAATTTGGACTGGTTCACTAGTGCTTCTAAAAATGAATGCTCTGCTGCTGTTGTCTTCAAGTGGATGCTTAATCAG CTGGTGGTGAACTCTTTGTAA
- the LOC136224748 gene encoding uncharacterized protein isoform X2, producing the protein MAEYICLFSKDTLIIKPAKKSPILLRMVVLVFAMVCGVYICSVCLKQISTTSKIKIEDIQVIERPISVNQPQKLQIPIPHFPHPITFSRAECAHNPVRYFAILSMQRSGSRWLETLLNSHINVSSNGEIFSVLDGRRNASSVIETLERVYNLDWFTSASKNECSAAVVFKWMLNQVLLTPSHLSIVMEYAAGGELFVKICSAAGRFSEDEVVMLVSSLAVPH; encoded by the exons ATGGCGGaatatatttgtttatttagtAAG GATACACTAATCATAAAGCCTGCAAAGAAATCCCCAATTTTGTTAAGGATGGTAGTGTTAGTCTTTGCCATGGTTTGTGGTGTTTATATCTGCTCAGTCTGTTTAAAGCAGATAAGCACTACCAGTAAAATCAAAATTGAAGATATTCAAGTCATTGAGAGACCCATTTCTGTTAATCAACCCCAAAAATTGCAGATTCCTATTCCGCATTTTCCTCATCCTATAACTTTTAGCAG GGCTGAATGTGCACATAATCCTGTGAGATACTTTGCAATTCTATCAATGCAAAGATCCGGGAGTAGATGGTTGGAGACATTGTTAAATAGTCACATAAACGTAAGCTCGAACGGAGAAATATTTTCGGTGTTGGATGGGAGAAGAAATGCTTCATCTGTTATAGAGACTTTGGAAAGAGTTTACAATTTGGACTGGTTCACTAGTGCTTCTAAAAATGAATGCTCTGCTGCTGTTGTCTTCAAGTGGATGCTTAATCAG gTCTTATTGACTCCGAGTCATTTGTCAATTGTTATGGAATATGCAGCTGGTGGTGAACTCTTTGTAAAGATATGCAGTGCTGCTGGTAGATTTAGTGAAGATGAGGTTGTAATGCTTGTTTCATCATTGGCTGTTCCACACTAG